One Ricinus communis isolate WT05 ecotype wild-type chromosome 1, ASM1957865v1, whole genome shotgun sequence DNA window includes the following coding sequences:
- the LOC8286720 gene encoding GDSL esterase/lipase At4g01130: MTKLRLPSKPAVLFRQLPVFCIMMMAMLNSLSHSKCEFEAIFNFGDSNSDTGGFWAAFPAQSGPFGMTYFKKPSGRASDGRLIVDFLAQALGFPFLSPYLQSIGSDYRHGANYATLASTVLMPNTSLFVSGLSPFFLAIQLNQMKEFKVKVEEFHSTNERGSSTLPSPHIFKRSIYTLFIGQNDFTSNLAAVGISGVKQYLPQVVSQIAGTIKELYGLGGRTFLVLNLAPVGCYPSLLVGHPRSSDLDAFGCLISYNNAVMDYNNMLKQTLTETRKTLPNASLVYIDIHAVLLDLFQHPTSHGLKYGIKACCGHGGGAYNFDSQVYCGNTKVINGSKVTAAACDDPYNYVSWDGIHATEAANKIIAMAILSGSYSDPPFSFQHCRLHPIH, encoded by the exons ATGACGAAGCTCCGCTTACCATCAAAACCTGCGGTTTTGTTCCGGCAGTTACCAGTATTTTGCATAATGATGATGGCAATGCTAAATAGTTTAAGTCACTCCAAGTGTGAATTTGAGGCAATCTTCAACTTTGGTGACTCCAATTCTGATACCGGAGGCTTTTGGGCAGCATTTCCAGCGCAGTCAGGTCCTTTTGGCATGACCTACTTCAAGAAACCGTCTGGTCGGGCTTCTGATGGCAGGCTAATTGTTGATTTCTTAG CTCAAGCTCTTGGATTTCCATTCCTGAGTCCATACCTGCAATCAATTGGATCTGATTACAGACATGGGGCCAACTATGCAACATTGGCCTCTACTGTGCTCATGCCGAACACTTCACTGTTTGTTAGTGGTCTCAGCCCTTTTTTCCTTGCCATACAGCTTAACCAAATGAAGGAATTCAAAGTTAAAGTCGAAGAATTTCATTCCACTAATGAAAGAG GATCGAGTACTCTTCCATCCCCACATATTTTCAAAAGATCTATCTACACATTATTTATTGGTCAgaatgatttcacttctaaTTTAGCAGCTGTTGGTATAAGTGGAGTCAAGCAGTATCTTCCTCAAGTAGTTTCACAAATTGCTGGCACTATAAAA GAGCTATATGGATTAGGAGGGCGTACATTTCTGGTGCTGAATCTTGCACCAGTAGGCTGTTATCCTTCACTGCTGGTAGGTCATCCTCGCAGCAGCGACCTCGACGCCTTTGGTTGCTTAATCTCTTACAACAACGCAGTGATGGACTACAATAACATGTTGAAACAGACACTAACCGAAACAAGAAAGACACTTCCAAATGCTTCCCTTGTATATATAGACATCCATGCTGTTCTGCTAGACCTGTTCCAGCATCCCACTTCTCATG GGCTTAAATACGGTATTAAAGCATGTTGTGGACATGGAGGAGGTGCCTACAACTTTGATTCTCAAGTTTATTGTGGAAATACTAAAGTTATCAATGGAAGTAAAGTAACAGCTGCAGCTTGTGATGATCCCTACAATTATGTAAGTTGGGATGGAATCCATGCAACAGAAGCAGCAAACAAAATTATTGCAATGGCCATCCTCAGTGGCTCTTATTCTGACCCCCCTTTCTCCTTCCAGCACTGTCGCCTCCACCCTATCCATTGA
- the LOC8286719 gene encoding uncharacterized protein LOC8286719 has protein sequence MGYKGNLHIIHTIFLLMSMVHGSSSNDPESLDASIYNYAVEALLRQHTGKLLNVSLPSNFSGIKASVFRTRSGSLWQRGANFSSVYIPSGVIPFPFVKRLAIVYQNLGNRSSHYYKVPGYSLVAPVVGFMAYDASNLSLLGREMLQLSIMGDSIVVKFSKIVRKDGNPEDLKCVKIGEGGTVQFRNVTEGNTCLAQSDGHFSLVVPSLSESKVKKTWEWWVIGFGILLFGIILVVVILTTACKMLRSKRIAEMEGESEKGVAFDMKWIGKSKMPSASMVRTQPALEHGDIP, from the coding sequence ATGGGGTATAAAGGAAACTTGCACATTATCCACACCATCTTCTTGTTAATGTCCATGGTTCATGGCTCAAGCAGCAATGATCCCGAGTCTTTAGACGCATCAATTTACAACTATGCAGTGGAAGCATTATTAAGGCAACATACAGGTAAGTTATTAAATGTTTCTCTCCCTTCAAATTTCTCCGGAATAAAAGCATCAGTATTTAGAACAAGGAGTGGTAGTTTATGGCAAAGAGGAGCCAATTTCTCTTCCGTTTATATCCCATCAGGAGTTATTCCATTCCCATTTGTGAAAAGATTAGCTATCGTATACCAGAACTTGGGGAATCGGTCTTCTCATTACTATAAAGTTCCTGGTTATTCTTTAGTTGCTCCTGTTGTTGGTTTCATGGCTTACGATGCTTCAAATTTAAGCCTATTAGGTCGTGAAATGCTTCAGTTGAGCATCATGGGCGATTCCATTGTAGTCAAGTTTTCCAAGATTGTCAGGAAAGATGGCAATCCTGAAGATTTGAAATGTGTCAAAATTGGTGAAGGTGGCACGGTCCAATTTAGGAACGTAACTGAAGGTAATACTTGCCTCGCACAAAGCGACGGACATTTTTCTCTTGTTGTTCCATCTTTATCAGAAAGCAAGGTGAAGAAGACTTGGGAATGGTGGGTGATAGGATTTGGAATTTTACTTTTTGGAATCATATTGGTCGTTGTGATTTTGACTACTGCTTGTAAAATGCTGAGAAGTAAAAGGATTGCAGAAATGGAGGGAGAATCTGAGAAAGGGGTGGCCTTTGATATGAAATGGATTGGGAAAAGTAAAATGCCTTCTGCTTCAATGGTAAGAACTCAGCCTGCCCTTGAACATGGGGACATTCCTTGA